The Sandaracinus amylolyticus genomic interval CCACGCCCGGCGCGTCGTGCTCGCCGACGTACGAAGCGCTCGGTCACGAGATGGATCGCTTCGCGCGCGTGATGTCGCTGGTGCTCGGCTGCGACATGACGCGCATGGTGAGCTTCGTGACGATGCCGCTGCGGCCCGAGGAATTCGGCCTGCCCGTGGGCACGAACGTGCACCAGGACTACGCGCACAACTCGGTCGCGGGGCCCGACGCGGCGTTCACCGCCGAGGCAGAGCGCGGGATGATCGAGTACAACCTCTTCTACGCGCGGCGCTTCGCGTACTTGCTCGAGCAGCTCGACTCGGTGCCCGAGGGCGACGGCACGCTGCTCGATCACACCGCGGTCGTGTGGATCAGCGAGCTCGGCACGGGCACGCACTGGCTGCACGACATGCCGGTGGTGATCGCGGGCGGCGCGAACGGCGTGCTGCGCACCGGACAGTACGTGCGCTACGCGCGCTCGAACCGAGTGCGGCAGGGCTACAGCGAGCTCTCGATCGGGCCCGCGCAGAACCAGCTCTACGTCACGCTGATGCGCGCGCTGGGCATGGACGTGGACGCGTTCGGCGCGGAGAGCACGCCGCTCGTCGGCGGCGGGTCGCTCTCGCTGCGCGGGACGCTGCCCGAGCTCCTCGTGTGATCCGAGCGCTCGCGCTCGCGCTCGCGCTGCTGCTCGTCGGGTGTGGATCGGACGTCGTCCTGTCGATCGACGCGTCGACGATCGATGCGGCGACGACGTCACGCCCGGGGCGCGGCTACGCGGCGTTCGCGATGCCCGAGCTCGGCGGGGAGCGCTACGAAATCCGTAGCGCCGTCGTCGAGGATCTCGTCACCGGTCTGATCTGGCAACGCGGCGACACCGGCGCGCTGCGCACGCTCGAGGACGCGCGCGCCGAGTGCGATGCGCTCGAGCTCGATGGGCGCGACGACTTTCGCCTTCCGACACGCGTCGAGTGGGTCTCGATCGTCGCGCCCGCGCGCAGCCCGACGGTCGACGGCGACGCGTTCCCCGATGCGCTCGCCGAGTACCACTGGAGCACGAGCGAGCCCGACGAGGCGCCGGGCTCGGCGTTCAGCGTCTATCTCGGCGCGGGCGAGACCACGCTCGGGCTCGCATCGCGTCCCTCGGCGCGCGTGCGCTGCGTCGCCGCCGGGCCCGCGCCGATCGACGGCGCCCAGCACGAAGTGCGCGACGAAGGCGTGCACGATCGCGGCACCGGGCTCACTTGGTCGCGCGCGGTGATCGACGCGACGACGTGGACCGAGGCGCGCGATGCGTGCACCGCGATCGACGCGCGTCTGCCGACGATCCGCGAGCTCCAGACGCTCGTCGACGAGTCGCGCCGCGCGCCGGCGATCGATCCCGCGCTGTTCCCCGACACACCCTCGGAGCGACACTGGACGTCGACGATCCGCGACGCCGGCGAGCCGCAGCCGTGGACCGTCGACTTCCTCGACGGGCAGACGTACGCCGACGAGCTCGGCGACGTGCCGCACGTCGCGCGCTGCGTGATCTGACGCGGTGCCCTCGCAGCGCCGCTCACTCCTCGCAGGTGCTGCGATCACCCGCCTGGCGCCGCTCGACCTCGAGCACGAGCTGCCTTCGCCCCGGGCCCTCGGGCGTCCACTCGAGCCGATGGAGCC includes:
- a CDS encoding DUF1566 domain-containing protein: MIRALALALALLLVGCGSDVVLSIDASTIDAATTSRPGRGYAAFAMPELGGERYEIRSAVVEDLVTGLIWQRGDTGALRTLEDARAECDALELDGRDDFRLPTRVEWVSIVAPARSPTVDGDAFPDALAEYHWSTSEPDEAPGSAFSVYLGAGETTLGLASRPSARVRCVAAGPAPIDGAQHEVRDEGVHDRGTGLTWSRAVIDATTWTEARDACTAIDARLPTIRELQTLVDESRRAPAIDPALFPDTPSERHWTSTIRDAGEPQPWTVDFLDGQTYADELGDVPHVARCVI